AGAATTCGTAGCTATAAAAAAATCGGACAAAATGGAATTGAATTTGTCACCTCGTTTCTTCATATTCTCTAGTCAAATTTCCATTCCATTTTATTCCACATAAACCAGTGTTAAAAGGAAAACAGCTGAAGTGGGGATCCTGAAAATGCACATTTCATAACGAGTCAGCAGGCAGACCTTAAGGCCTTTACAGTATCGGTTTCAAATACTTTCATTAGCCTCTTCTCTCTGCAAGGCCAAGGAGAAAGAGAAACAGAAGGATGCATGGTATTCGCTTTCCAAAAAAAACAACAACTACAATAGAAGTCTCAATCCTATCTCCCTTTGAAATCCACTAGCTGGGAAAATGCTGCACTTGTATTTACATCATCGGTTTCCTCGCTCGCTGTACTCTCCTCTTCAATGGTTAGCATAGTTCTATGCATAGTGTAATCAGCATTCACCTTATCTTCTGGAATCATGACCTCTCCATCAGGGTTTTTGTGCAACCGGAGCACAAACTCGAGATTCCACAGCACATCTCCCATTGAAGGGCGATCAATTCCATGCTCAGACAAGCACTTCTCAGCTGTCTCAGCGAATTTATTCAGGCACTTGGGATTGATCTTTCCCCGGAGATGCGGATCTATAATTTCCTCTAGAACTCCCATCCTCTGGCATTGACGCGCCCAATCTGCAAGGCTAACTTGTTCTTTTGGAAGGCTAGGATCAAGAGCTGGTCTTGCACACAAGACTTCAAAGAGGACTACCCCAAAAGAGTAAACATCAGACTTTTCTGTCAATTGCTGCCTTCGGAAGTACTCGGGATCCAAGTACCCAAAGCTTCCCTTCACTACTGTACTTACATGCGTTTGGTCGAGATTGGGACCCGTTTTTGAGAGCCCAAAATCAGAAACCTTTGCCACCCAATTCTCATCCAAAAGTATGTTTGTAGTTTTTACATCCCTGTGAATGATGGTGTACTTGGCACCAGTGTGAAGGTAGTGAAGTCCCCTTGCAGCACCAATACAAATTTCCAACCTTTGCTTCCATGACAAATGAGACATGTTGCTCTTGCAGAGGTGCTCTCTTAGAGTCCCATTGCCCATGAAATCATAAACCAGGATCATCTCACCATTTTCTTCACAGCACCCAATCAGAGACACCAAATGCCTATGTCTTAGCTTTGAAAGCATGTCAATCTCAGTCTGGAATTCATTAACACCTTGTTCCGAGCATGGGTTTGATCTTTTAATGGCCACTTTGGTCCCTCTGTCCACAATGCCTTTATAGACCTTCCCAAATCCTCCAACCCCAATTACCTGTGACTCATCGAAGTTTTTCGTACCTTGTTTTATTTCTGCCAAGGTAAAATGCCTACACATGACTGCAGCTTGAGACGAAAGGCTCCTACCTACATCACTTCTTCCGCAGATTGTTGATTTGCAAGCCGATGTTTGGGAGTTACCGTAGAGTGGCAGCCAACTCGCTGCACATTCAGACCCATCAGCAATTTTCTTCCTGCGGTGGATGAAAATGCAGATAGCAGCAACCAAAACCAAACCAGCTATCCCGGCTGCAATGCCACTGATCAGTTTGGATTGATTATTGGACTCTGATGGAGCAAATGCCTTTTTTTCATCAGACACTGCCTTAAGAAGCATGGGAGAAGGAACTGGGTTTGGGCCGGCCAAGTTCCTAGCCGCATCATTCAGCTTAAATATCTCCAGCCCATTAAGGATTGCATCGTAGTACTCTGGCTTCATCGATACAGAAGGGTGCAAGGCCACCCATAGCTCTTCATTGCCAGGCCCATCGCTTGTGTGCGTGGCAAAATCCTTGTACACAGGCACTCCTTTCGATCCCGACCACGCAATCACATCAGCAGCTGCCTGCGCTGTCTGATTGTTGATATAGATATCAAATGCTCTCTGGTTGACCTTGGTGAGTTGGAAATCACAAAAATGGAACCTAACAAGGTAAGTGAAATTTGCATCAACTTGAAACACCCAAGTGAGATTATAGTTCTCATTAACTTTTGCATTAGGACCCATCGATCTAGCTGTGCTATAGACATCAATCGGGGCAATGTACCCTGGTACGCCAGAAGGGTATCTAATTGTGACATTCTTAGCAGCCTGAGAGGTAACCCCAAAGGCTGCACCAAACAAGTAAGGCGAATCATCGTACCATGTCCGGGTAAGCCCAGAATCATTATTTGGAGGAATGTATTTCCCACCAATATTCAACCTAAACATAGTCTGCAGTGAGGAGTCATTGACATCCACGGACTGGTCGGAGAAACCAACCAAAGGTGCTGAttcaaacacatctgcaggcactGAAACCATCTCAATGCCattgacaaaagcatatgatccCTTTTGTTTTGATGAGGGGGTGAATGTGAGAATAAGAGAACCAGATTGACTGGGCTTCAAGGAGAATTCTCTAATTATGTAGGCCTGTGTGAGAGCTTGGGCCGTAATGGAAGCACTGAAATTGTTAAGGAGCGTAAACTCCCCTGCGGTTACTGAGAAGTATGCCTCCAAAGGATCTAAACTGCTGTAAGAAGATGGGTAGAAATGAAGCCTCACCCAGTGGTGCTTCTCTGGAGAAACAGAGAACTTGTAGGTGCATTCAGATGTGAAAACTCTGGCAGACATGTAAGGGACCGAAGAAGGCAGCGATGGGTCTTGAGATTCGGCTGTGGCCGACATCGAATTGCAGGAGGAGGTGAGGTACTCGGAATCCGGAACCCATTTCCTGCCATTGGCATCTGTTTTGCTGCTTGAATCGCCACAGGCGAGGATGAACAAATCAGTGTTCGACCGGGGACTGCTTCTGCCACTTACTACATACAAGAACTTAcaagagaaagagaagaacatTAAAGAAAACAAAACGTGGGAATTGGAGCTCATAGCTGATTGAGAAATCCCGTCTGAGGAAATTGAGAGAAAGGACCAAAACTGAGAGAAAGAAATGAATGAACAAGAAGAAAATGATCACTTCTGTGGCTTATTGCATTGGATCAAGACTCTGATCATGTCCCACATGAAAGCTGcagtaagaaaataaattttctctcGTGGGATGGCTTTGATCATTCATTTTCTTTGTCTTTTGTTTTAATTGTcaattttttattctctttcctTCTTCACACGCAGATTGGAGGTGAGGATGGTGGAAGTTGGTTAGAGAAGAATGAGGAGAGGAAGTAAACGTAAAAAATGCTAATGGTTTTTTTTGCTGAGTATTGATTAGTTCTGACTGAAACGATAGGGCTGCCTTTAAAGATGGCACCTTCCATGGCCGTTTCTTCAGGTGAATGTTCAATGTCTCCTCATTTTGAGCGGGCCATATTGGACAAGAGATTTGTGAAGTTTTGTTTTTGAATGGAGAAACAAACAATGAGGAAAAGGAAAAGATATATccgaagaaaatcattttcctatgTTTTGGGTATGATTgtgagaaagaaaatacaataatGATTTTGAGTATTATTAATATtcgatttttaaaaaaaaaattattgtatgagtagtttttttttttttttcataggatttgttatgtggtgaaaatataaTGGATAAAGATAAAGTTCGGTTTAATACATTTACACTTAGTTATATCAAATAAATTATAATGAAGTGTTTATGCTCGAAACCCACTAAATAAATACACGGGATTGACTCCTTCATGTGATTGTGCACGAACTTGTTATTAAGTGATAAGTCTCGCTCAATTGCCACGTGTAGAGCAGTTGAAAGCGAAAGAGCAATATGTTGGGtgtgtagagacccggaaaaatataataataaaaataattaaagaaaataggatttttggtttggtgtaaaccaaaccgttgacgatttggtgGGAGgccagaaaaccgtcgacggttttgtattACCCTAGTCGGGTAAACGGTAAAACAGTGAAAAGGAGGGGGGTTAAAatccaaaccgttgacggttttgagGAGTGCTGAATAAATGAAATCCTGCAAGTCATTTTCTTTATTAAACGAAAATAATCTTTCTCTCGGAACCCTGCgaaaccctctcccttctctcttcattttcactCCAATTATAGCCCGAAttgacgatcaaaagctaccacgggATCCTAGGAGCGACCCTGAGCgagttaatcggagcagattttcaatttagaCATTTCAGACaccaccccaaagttgaggtaagggagaTGAATTATTAGTGGtttacaatttaattggttatttggagtatatgagtTTTGGAAATGTGAATGAGATTATTTTTCTAggattgagttgattgaactgaggaaaatgtgatttcaaggttttgaaCTCTGAATGCCACGAGCGTGGATTTAGAGATTTTAGCAGCCCTCTcaataagcaggtaaggggaataaattataacagatatttttaGGAAATGATCTGGTTGATTTATcgtatatgaaaatgaaaatatggtaTATAGTTTTGGAATACTATGAAATGAATATTTTCGCTATGCTTATTGTATTATGATTATCGGttaaaaattgtgtgacatgaggaatatgaaataacattTTTATTATTGGGAACGTGGTTGATATTGAAATATGGTAATATGAAATACCCAAATATGTTTTTATTCATATATGAAAATATGGGAAAcctagttatgttttatgtatatatatatatatatatatatatatatatatatatatatatatatatatatacgtgatgatatgagatttatatACAGATGTGCTTTTgctaagaaatgatgaaatatgatgtACAGATATGTTTTTATTGGGAAATGATGATATATGAGATATACAAAAATGTtttacagaaatgatgaaatgagaaatgCACAAATGTCTTTTATACTGAAATAATGATATGTGAAACACATAAAGATGTTTTGTACAAAAATGTTGAATagagaattatacagaaatgatgatatatatgtGATAAGAATTATACAGACATAATGAAATATGAACACTGAGATGTGGAAACGATaaccttgatggaccagagtTATTctgagagcacggtactgttgctagcatTGTTTTAGTGCAATCACATGTCTGATGCAGAGTGTGGCGAGACAGTTGATTGGGCCTATGAAGGATTGTGTTACCCCCTGGGAACTGGACTAGGATtaggtaggccaatcatactatagaCACATTCCctgttttgatctaaccgggtaggccaaccacgcttaggtccagcctttgggccgcacaacccggtcatgtgggatgaatacatgacgatgtaaATATCCACAGGTTGGTTTCTCATTACAGACGCGATAATATGCAGCCATAAGCTACAGACGCAACGTGTATTGTATACCggtggatgctcatg
This genomic stretch from Malania oleifera isolate guangnan ecotype guangnan chromosome 3, ASM2987363v1, whole genome shotgun sequence harbors:
- the LOC131151822 gene encoding receptor-like protein kinase ANXUR2 — translated: MSSNSHVLFSLMFFSFSCKFLYVVSGRSSPRSNTDLFILACGDSSSKTDANGRKWVPDSEYLTSSCNSMSATAESQDPSLPSSVPYMSARVFTSECTYKFSVSPEKHHWVRLHFYPSSYSSLDPLEAYFSVTAGEFTLLNNFSASITAQALTQAYIIREFSLKPSQSGSLILTFTPSSKQKGSYAFVNGIEMVSVPADVFESAPLVGFSDQSVDVNDSSLQTMFRLNIGGKYIPPNNDSGLTRTWYDDSPYLFGAAFGVTSQAAKNVTIRYPSGVPGYIAPIDVYSTARSMGPNAKVNENYNLTWVFQVDANFTYLVRFHFCDFQLTKVNQRAFDIYINNQTAQAAADVIAWSGSKGVPVYKDFATHTSDGPGNEELWVALHPSVSMKPEYYDAILNGLEIFKLNDAARNLAGPNPVPSPMLLKAVSDEKKAFAPSESNNQSKLISGIAAGIAGLVLVAAICIFIHRRKKIADGSECAASWLPLYGNSQTSACKSTICGRSDVGRSLSSQAAVMCRHFTLAEIKQGTKNFDESQVIGVGGFGKVYKGIVDRGTKVAIKRSNPCSEQGVNEFQTEIDMLSKLRHRHLVSLIGCCEENGEMILVYDFMGNGTLREHLCKSNMSHLSWKQRLEICIGAARGLHYLHTGAKYTIIHRDVKTTNILLDENWVAKVSDFGLSKTGPNLDQTHVSTVVKGSFGYLDPEYFRRQQLTEKSDVYSFGVVLFEVLCARPALDPSLPKEQVSLADWARQCQRMGVLEEIIDPHLRGKINPKCLNKFAETAEKCLSEHGIDRPSMGDVLWNLEFVLRLHKNPDGEVMIPEDKVNADYTMHRTMLTIEEESTASEETDDVNTSAAFSQLVDFKGR